One stretch of Sphingomonas rosea DNA includes these proteins:
- a CDS encoding DUF5691 domain-containing protein, with amino-acid sequence MSLGSFQTVKHRSTGFGPGIHYFADEALAARMPPLALPPMPMREEARAAFRAAIAFLRPTGNGSLKDLLNLAQARGYSANPRDWVPDAKLFDRSPLLYQPWVDFFSEEGLTPFNEGNRLTGENWKRWKPKPRSVALSRMAAWDPEAYTRLVIDVGPSLSVADRLSLLNHLNAGASHRGILPWQVPLMRRFLDDPAAKVREQAQAKLDSMGGIETEADHAAILARHLAVEHGRVRYAERPEANTFPFWEHWKSTSFAALAAALRLTPIQLAHGAELDLLDQNFVMLAIQSGDREVRHILAKRELAGERPDEVHLALLHDAEPGLRRRVLETLFQAAYWNSMQDFLAPDLGSLPPADMRRMSAFAALEPSVVLERKQRKLPVNTSYDPLCALAWSVNKEAAQEAVDLALAAGMKPDNWRLAPLRFNLAL; translated from the coding sequence ATGTCTTTGGGGTCATTTCAGACGGTCAAGCACCGCAGCACGGGCTTCGGCCCCGGGATCCACTATTTCGCGGACGAGGCGCTCGCCGCCCGGATGCCGCCGCTGGCCCTGCCGCCGATGCCGATGCGGGAAGAAGCGCGAGCGGCGTTCCGGGCCGCCATCGCCTTCCTTCGGCCGACCGGCAACGGCAGCCTCAAGGACCTGCTCAACCTGGCGCAGGCACGTGGCTATAGCGCCAATCCGCGCGACTGGGTGCCAGACGCCAAGCTCTTCGACCGCTCCCCACTCCTCTATCAGCCTTGGGTCGACTTCTTCTCGGAAGAGGGGCTGACGCCCTTCAATGAAGGGAATCGGCTTACCGGCGAAAATTGGAAGCGCTGGAAGCCGAAGCCAAGAAGCGTGGCCTTGTCGCGCATGGCGGCGTGGGACCCGGAGGCCTACACGCGGCTCGTGATCGACGTCGGGCCATCGCTGTCGGTCGCCGACCGGCTGAGCCTGCTCAACCACCTGAATGCAGGCGCGTCGCATCGCGGTATTCTCCCCTGGCAGGTGCCGCTCATGCGGCGCTTCCTCGACGATCCCGCGGCCAAGGTCCGGGAGCAGGCGCAGGCCAAGCTCGATTCGATGGGTGGCATCGAGACCGAGGCCGACCACGCCGCGATCCTCGCCCGGCACCTCGCGGTGGAACATGGTCGCGTCCGCTACGCCGAGCGTCCCGAGGCGAACACCTTCCCCTTCTGGGAGCACTGGAAGAGCACCAGTTTTGCGGCGTTGGCGGCGGCGCTCAGACTGACTCCGATCCAGCTCGCGCATGGTGCCGAACTCGACCTCCTCGACCAGAATTTTGTGATGCTCGCGATCCAGAGCGGCGATCGCGAGGTGCGCCACATCCTCGCGAAGCGCGAACTCGCCGGGGAGCGACCGGACGAGGTGCACCTCGCCTTGCTGCATGATGCCGAGCCAGGCCTCAGGCGCCGCGTCCTCGAGACGCTGTTCCAGGCGGCCTACTGGAACAGCATGCAGGATTTTCTCGCCCCCGACCTCGGCAGCTTGCCCCCCGCCGACATGCGCAGGATGTCGGCCTTTGCGGCGTTGGAGCCGTCGGTCGTCCTTGAGCGCAAACAGCGCAAGCTGCCCGTCAACACCAGCTACGATCCGCTCTGTGCGCTAGCCTGGTCGGTGAATAAGGAGGCCGCGCAGGAGGCAGTAGACCTTGCGCTCGCAGCGGGCATGAAGCCCGACAACTGGCGCCTCGCGCCGCTCCGCTTCAACCTCGCGCTCTGA
- a CDS encoding bifunctional diguanylate cyclase/phosphodiesterase, translated as MLRRSVLGRAEAVIILFLLAAVGAFIWNGSSLLHLIASQKVSGLDAGVQVAAAALVLNVALILFGWRRYVDLQHEAELRADGERRAARQAATDSITGLANRKGFAEGVEQLCQTAIDADHCLVIISLQMQRFKRINDRFGYDMGDALLREITAAMSADVPENSVVARLSGDEFAIAACVRTADLASAETLAETLLRDVSRTYDIAGTFAQVGAIAGIASAAPGAHCRAAELLRRADIALDHARSARAARPTWFDSGMERALIERSELEQAIRVGIDNGQFIPLFEPQVDLATGRLTGFEALARWQHPNRGLLSPEIFIPVAEEMGLIGPLSESVIACALDDARDWDPELSLSINISPAQLSDLWLAQRLIRLLTERNFPAERLVVELTESSLFADIDLARNLIVSLKNQGIRIALDDFGTGFSSLSHLRLLPLDMIKIDRSFMASVHVDRESAAIVKAVTTLAQALDIPVTAEGLEDAQTFDMALTLGAQTGQGWFIGKPMDAEAVTDLLARRRSQTEPAARRIG; from the coding sequence ATGCTCCGGCGCTCCGTCCTCGGGCGCGCCGAGGCGGTCATCATCCTGTTCCTGCTCGCGGCGGTCGGGGCGTTCATCTGGAACGGCAGCAGCCTTCTCCACCTCATCGCGAGCCAGAAGGTCAGCGGCCTCGACGCCGGCGTCCAGGTCGCCGCCGCGGCGCTCGTCCTCAACGTCGCGCTGATCCTGTTCGGCTGGCGCCGCTACGTCGACCTCCAGCACGAGGCCGAACTGCGCGCCGACGGCGAGCGCCGCGCTGCCCGCCAGGCCGCGACCGACAGCATCACCGGCCTCGCCAACCGCAAGGGGTTCGCCGAGGGCGTCGAGCAACTCTGCCAGACCGCGATCGACGCCGATCATTGCCTCGTCATCATCTCGCTCCAGATGCAGCGCTTCAAGCGGATCAACGACCGCTTTGGCTACGACATGGGCGACGCGCTGCTGCGCGAGATTACCGCCGCGATGAGCGCCGACGTGCCGGAGAATTCGGTCGTCGCCCGCCTGTCGGGCGATGAATTCGCAATCGCCGCCTGTGTCCGCACCGCCGACCTCGCCAGCGCTGAGACCCTTGCCGAAACCCTGCTGCGCGACGTCAGCCGGACCTACGACATTGCCGGGACCTTCGCGCAGGTCGGCGCCATCGCCGGCATCGCCAGCGCCGCGCCCGGCGCCCATTGCCGCGCCGCCGAGCTGCTGCGCCGCGCCGACATCGCGCTTGACCACGCCCGCAGCGCCCGCGCCGCGCGTCCGACATGGTTCGACAGCGGCATGGAGCGTGCCCTCATCGAGCGCAGCGAACTCGAGCAGGCGATCCGCGTCGGCATCGACAACGGCCAGTTCATCCCCCTGTTCGAGCCGCAGGTTGATCTCGCGACCGGGCGGCTGACTGGCTTCGAGGCGCTCGCCCGCTGGCAGCACCCCAATCGCGGCCTCCTCAGCCCCGAGATCTTCATTCCCGTCGCCGAGGAGATGGGGCTGATCGGACCATTGTCCGAAAGCGTCATCGCCTGCGCGCTCGACGATGCCCGCGACTGGGATCCCGAGCTCAGTCTCTCGATCAACATCTCGCCGGCGCAATTGTCGGACCTGTGGCTCGCCCAGCGCCTCATCCGCCTGCTGACCGAGCGCAATTTCCCCGCCGAGCGGCTGGTCGTCGAGCTGACCGAAAGCTCGCTGTTCGCCGACATCGACCTTGCCCGCAATCTCATCGTCAGCCTTAAGAACCAGGGCATCCGCATCGCGCTCGACGATTTCGGCACGGGCTTCTCGAGCCTGTCGCACTTGCGCCTTCTTCCCCTCGACATGATCAAGATCGACCGCAGCTTCATGGCCTCGGTCCATGTCGACCGCGAGAGCGCGGCGATCGTGAAGGCCGTCACCACCCTCGCCCAGGCGCTCGACATTCCCGTGACCGCCGAAGGCCTCGAGGACGCCCAGACCTTCGACATGGCCCTCACGCTCGGCGCGCAGACCGGGCAGGGCTGGTTCATCGGCAAGCCGATGGATGCCGAAGCCGTGACCGATCTCCTCGCCCGTCGCCGCAGCCAGACCGAGCCCGCCGCCCGCCGCATCGGCTGA
- a CDS encoding MFS transporter: MQNVTHLLKTRRFVPLFVTQFLGAFNDNLFRTAMVLLVIYGIYRSAAQEAAFSALAGGLFILPFFLLSALSGQLADAYDKARIARAVKTAEILIMIFGAAGLYYQNIPSLLVALTAMGIHSTFFGPIKYAILPQHLERDEVLGGTGLVEAGTYIAILGGTILGGLLVVQDADGTYHAEYAALCVLLVALAGRVAGQFIPAAPPSTEDSGTVNDPDLPKAELDWHVVRASINLVKATMHVPRLFVAIMAISFFWAIGAVLAAQFPPLVKNVFGGDQSVATLFLAIFSIGVAVGSVIINRLLKGEVSARFAPMSALLMGACVIALYVLSLGWTPYPELVGMKVFLEEPAGWPVVLALFGVATFGGMFVVPLYAFLTTTVPKSETARTVAANNIVNAGAMVGATVLLFVMVQAGVSVEQTLLLVAAGTLVSAWLGKKLHRACLEAGCP; this comes from the coding sequence ATCCAGAATGTCACGCACCTGCTGAAGACCCGGCGCTTCGTGCCCCTGTTCGTCACGCAGTTCCTGGGCGCCTTCAACGACAATCTGTTCCGCACCGCGATGGTGCTGCTGGTCATCTACGGCATCTACCGGTCGGCGGCGCAGGAGGCGGCCTTTTCGGCGCTGGCGGGCGGGCTGTTCATCCTGCCCTTCTTCCTTCTTTCGGCGCTGTCGGGGCAACTGGCCGACGCCTATGACAAGGCGCGGATCGCACGCGCGGTGAAGACCGCCGAGATCCTGATCATGATCTTCGGTGCGGCCGGGCTCTATTACCAGAACATCCCCTCGCTGCTGGTCGCGCTGACCGCCATGGGGATCCATTCGACTTTCTTCGGGCCGATCAAATATGCGATCCTGCCGCAGCACCTCGAGCGCGACGAAGTGCTCGGCGGGACGGGGCTCGTCGAGGCGGGCACCTATATCGCGATCCTCGGCGGCACGATCCTCGGCGGGCTGCTCGTCGTGCAGGACGCGGATGGCACCTATCATGCCGAATATGCAGCGCTCTGCGTGCTGCTGGTGGCGCTTGCCGGGCGGGTCGCGGGGCAGTTCATTCCTGCCGCGCCGCCGTCGACCGAGGACAGCGGGACGGTGAACGATCCCGACCTGCCCAAGGCGGAGCTCGACTGGCACGTCGTTCGGGCCTCGATCAACCTCGTCAAGGCGACGATGCACGTGCCGCGGCTGTTCGTAGCCATCATGGCGATCAGCTTCTTCTGGGCGATCGGCGCGGTGCTGGCGGCGCAATTCCCGCCGCTGGTGAAGAACGTCTTCGGCGGCGACCAGAGCGTCGCGACCCTGTTCCTCGCGATCTTCTCGATCGGGGTGGCGGTCGGATCGGTGATCATCAACCGGCTGCTGAAGGGCGAGGTGTCGGCCCGCTTCGCGCCCATGTCGGCACTGCTGATGGGGGCCTGCGTCATCGCGCTCTACGTGCTGAGCCTTGGCTGGACGCCCTATCCCGAGCTGGTCGGGATGAAGGTGTTCCTTGAAGAGCCGGCCGGCTGGCCGGTGGTGCTCGCGCTGTTCGGGGTGGCAACCTTCGGCGGCATGTTCGTCGTGCCGCTCTATGCCTTCCTCACGACCACGGTGCCCAAGTCCGAGACCGCGCGCACGGTGGCGGCGAACAACATCGTCAACGCCGGCGCGATGGTCGGGGCGACCGTCCTGCTGTTCGTGATGGTGCAGGCGGGCGTATCGGTTGAGCAGACCCTGCTACTGGTCGCGGCGGGGACATTGGTGTCGGCGTGGCTCGGGAAGAAGCTCCACCGTGCCTGCCTCGAGGCGGGTTGCCCCTGA
- the rpoC gene encoding DNA-directed RNA polymerase subunit beta' produces the protein MNELTNFANPVAKPETFDQIKIGIASPDKIRSWSFGEIKKPETINYRTFKPERDGLFCARIFGPIKDYECLCGKYKRMKYKGIVCEKCGVEVTVSKVRRERMGHIELAAPVAHIWFLKSLPSRIGLLLDMQLKQLERILYFESYVVIEPGLTPLEKYQLLTEDELLEAQDEHGEDAFSAGIGAEAVKIMLMDLDLEGEKKQLLEELAVTKSELKPKKIIKRLKVVESFLESGNRPEWMILDVVPVIPPELRPLVPLDGGRFATSDLNDLYRRVINRNNRLKRLIELRAPDIIVRNEKRMLQEAVDALFDNGRRGRTITGANKRPLKSLSDMLKGKQGRFRQNLLGKRVDYSGRSVIVTGPELKLHQCGLPKKMALELFKPFIYSRLDAKGLSMTLKQAKKWVEKERKEVWDILDEVIREHPVLLNRAPTLHRLGIQAFEPVLIEGKAIQLHPLVCAAFNADFDGDQMAVHVPLSLEAQLEARVLMMSTNNILSPANGKPIIVPSQDMVLGLYYLSMEKDGEPGQGSLLADMTEVHQALAAGVVTLHTKITSRVPQTDEAGKTYMKRFETTPGRMLLGETLPKSHKVPFETVNRLLTKKDIGDVIDEVYRHTGQKDTVLFADAIMGLGFRHAFKAGISFGKDDMVIPQAKDPLVEETRALVKDYEQQYQDGLITQQEKYNKVIDAWSRCGDRVAQEMMKEISATPKGEDGRERPVNSIYMMAHSGARGSQAQIKQLAGMRGLMAKPSGEIIETPIISNFKEGLTVLEYFNSTHGARKGLADTALKTANSGYLTRRLVDVSQDAVIIEEDCGTDQALEMRAIVQGGSVIASLADRVLGRTTAEDVVDPKTGETLIEEGVLLDEAMVAKLEAASLQGIKIRSPLVCASRQGVCGKCYGRDLARGTPVNIGEAVGVIAAQSIGEPGTQLTMRTFHIGGAAQLNEQSNLEAPVDGTIEFRDMPTITDPRGRHISLSRSGELAILDMDGRELSTHRVPYGAHLLCENGHIVSKGDRIAEWDPSFSPVITEKAGSIKFQDLIENRTMTEQTDEATGISQRVVTEDMAKSKKEDLRPRLTLLGDNSQEAGVYRLAAGAIVAVEDGATVEAGEVLARMPREAAKTRDITGGLPRVAELFEARTPKDKAIIARVSGRVQFLKDYKAKRKIAIVPDDGSEPHEELVPKSRVIDVQEGDYVKRGDNLVGGSPDPHDILEALGVVALAEYLVTEIQEVYRLQGVKINDKHIEVIVRQMLQKVEITDDGDTTLLKGEQVDREEMDEINSKLGKGERPASGKPILLGITKASLQTRSFISAASFQETTRVLTEASVQGKIDTLNGLKENVIVGRLIPAGTGAGMNRLRVAASSRDASLRAAQRKLADALVAPNSAEELRAAELAQSTRDASASGHDPLGDVVASGHGTDADAGDYLQS, from the coding sequence ATGAACGAGCTGACCAACTTCGCGAACCCGGTGGCCAAGCCGGAGACCTTCGACCAGATCAAGATCGGCATCGCCTCCCCGGACAAGATTCGTTCGTGGTCGTTCGGCGAGATCAAGAAGCCCGAGACGATCAACTATCGCACGTTCAAGCCCGAGCGTGACGGCCTGTTCTGCGCGCGCATCTTCGGTCCGATCAAGGACTACGAGTGCCTGTGCGGCAAGTACAAGCGCATGAAGTACAAGGGCATCGTCTGCGAGAAGTGCGGTGTCGAAGTCACCGTCTCGAAGGTCCGCCGCGAGCGTATGGGCCACATCGAGCTGGCCGCGCCGGTCGCGCACATCTGGTTCCTCAAGTCGCTGCCCTCGCGCATCGGCCTGCTGCTCGACATGCAGCTCAAGCAGCTCGAGCGGATCCTCTACTTCGAATCCTACGTGGTCATCGAGCCGGGCCTGACCCCGCTCGAAAAGTATCAGCTGCTGACCGAGGACGAGCTTCTCGAGGCGCAGGACGAGCATGGCGAGGACGCCTTCTCGGCCGGCATCGGCGCCGAAGCCGTCAAGATCATGCTGATGGACCTCGATCTCGAGGGTGAGAAGAAGCAGCTCCTCGAGGAGCTCGCGGTCACCAAGAGCGAGCTCAAGCCGAAGAAGATCATCAAGCGCCTGAAGGTCGTCGAATCCTTCCTCGAATCGGGCAACCGTCCCGAGTGGATGATCCTCGACGTCGTTCCGGTCATCCCGCCCGAGCTTCGCCCGCTGGTGCCGCTCGACGGCGGCCGCTTCGCGACGTCGGATCTCAACGATCTCTATCGCCGCGTCATCAACCGTAACAACCGTCTCAAGCGCCTGATCGAGCTGCGCGCGCCGGACATCATCGTCCGCAACGAAAAGCGCATGCTCCAGGAAGCCGTCGACGCGCTGTTCGACAACGGCCGCCGCGGCCGCACCATCACCGGTGCCAACAAGCGTCCGCTCAAGTCGCTGAGCGACATGCTCAAGGGCAAGCAGGGCCGCTTCCGCCAGAACCTCCTCGGCAAGCGCGTCGACTATTCGGGCCGTTCGGTCATCGTCACCGGTCCGGAGCTCAAGCTCCACCAGTGCGGCCTGCCGAAGAAGATGGCGCTCGAGCTGTTCAAGCCGTTCATCTACTCGCGCCTCGACGCCAAGGGTCTCTCGATGACCCTCAAGCAGGCCAAGAAGTGGGTCGAGAAGGAGCGCAAGGAAGTCTGGGACATCCTCGACGAAGTCATTCGCGAGCACCCGGTCCTCCTCAACCGCGCCCCGACGCTCCACCGCCTCGGCATCCAGGCGTTCGAGCCGGTCCTGATCGAGGGCAAGGCGATCCAGCTCCACCCGCTGGTCTGCGCCGCCTTCAACGCCGACTTCGACGGCGACCAGATGGCGGTCCACGTGCCGCTCTCGCTCGAAGCGCAGCTTGAGGCCCGCGTGCTCATGATGAGCACCAACAACATCCTCTCGCCCGCCAACGGCAAGCCGATCATCGTCCCGTCGCAGGACATGGTGCTGGGTCTCTACTATCTCTCGATGGAGAAGGACGGAGAGCCGGGCCAGGGTTCGCTGCTCGCCGACATGACCGAGGTCCACCAGGCCCTCGCCGCCGGCGTCGTGACCCTGCACACCAAGATCACCAGCCGCGTCCCGCAGACGGACGAGGCCGGCAAGACCTACATGAAGCGCTTCGAGACGACCCCGGGCCGCATGCTGCTCGGCGAAACGCTCCCGAAGAGCCACAAGGTGCCGTTCGAGACCGTCAACCGCCTTCTCACCAAGAAGGACATCGGCGACGTGATCGACGAGGTCTATCGTCACACCGGCCAGAAGGACACGGTCCTCTTCGCCGACGCGATCATGGGTCTCGGCTTCCGCCACGCGTTCAAGGCCGGCATCAGCTTCGGCAAGGACGACATGGTCATTCCGCAGGCGAAGGATCCTCTCGTCGAGGAAACCCGCGCCCTCGTGAAGGACTATGAGCAGCAGTATCAGGACGGCCTGATCACCCAGCAGGAAAAGTACAACAAGGTGATCGACGCCTGGTCGCGTTGCGGTGACCGCGTCGCGCAGGAGATGATGAAGGAAATCTCCGCCACGCCGAAGGGCGAGGACGGCCGCGAGCGTCCGGTGAATTCCATCTACATGATGGCTCACTCGGGTGCCCGTGGTAGCCAGGCGCAGATCAAGCAGCTCGCCGGCATGCGCGGCCTCATGGCCAAGCCGTCGGGCGAGATCATCGAAACGCCGATCATCTCGAACTTCAAGGAAGGCCTGACCGTCCTTGAATACTTCAACTCGACCCACGGCGCCCGCAAGGGTCTCGCCGACACCGCGCTCAAGACGGCGAACTCGGGTTACCTGACCCGTCGTCTGGTCGACGTGTCGCAGGACGCCGTGATCATCGAGGAGGATTGCGGCACCGACCAGGCACTGGAGATGCGCGCCATCGTCCAGGGCGGTTCGGTCATCGCCAGCCTTGCCGACCGCGTTCTGGGCCGCACCACGGCCGAGGACGTCGTCGATCCCAAGACCGGCGAGACGCTGATCGAGGAAGGCGTGCTGCTCGACGAGGCGATGGTCGCGAAGCTCGAGGCGGCCAGCCTCCAGGGCATCAAGATCCGCTCGCCGCTGGTCTGCGCCAGCCGCCAGGGTGTCTGCGGCAAGTGCTACGGGCGTGACCTCGCCCGCGGTACGCCGGTCAACATCGGCGAAGCGGTCGGCGTCATCGCCGCCCAGTCGATCGGCGAGCCGGGCACGCAGCTGACCATGCGTACCTTCCACATCGGTGGTGCGGCGCAGCTCAACGAGCAGTCGAACCTTGAGGCGCCGGTCGACGGCACCATCGAGTTCCGCGACATGCCGACGATCACCGACCCGCGCGGCCGGCACATCTCGCTGTCGCGCTCGGGCGAGCTCGCCATCCTCGACATGGACGGGCGCGAGCTCTCGACGCACCGCGTGCCTTACGGCGCGCACCTGCTGTGCGAGAACGGCCACATCGTCTCGAAGGGCGACCGCATCGCCGAGTGGGATCCGAGCTTCAGCCCGGTGATCACCGAGAAGGCCGGCTCGATCAAGTTCCAGGACCTGATCGAGAACCGCACCATGACCGAGCAGACCGACGAAGCGACCGGCATCAGCCAGCGCGTCGTCACTGAGGACATGGCCAAGTCGAAGAAGGAGGATCTGCGTCCGCGCCTGACCCTCCTTGGCGACAACTCGCAGGAAGCCGGCGTTTATCGCCTCGCGGCCGGCGCGATCGTCGCGGTCGAGGACGGTGCCACCGTGGAAGCCGGCGAAGTGCTCGCCCGCATGCCGCGCGAAGCCGCCAAGACCCGCGACATCACCGGCGGTCTGCCGCGCGTCGCCGAGCTCTTCGAGGCCCGCACGCCCAAGGACAAGGCGATCATCGCCCGCGTCTCGGGCCGCGTGCAGTTCCTCAAGGACTATAAGGCGAAGCGGAAGATCGCGATCGTTCCGGACGACGGCAGCGAGCCGCACGAGGAGCTGGTCCCCAAGAGCCGCGTCATCGACGTGCAGGAGGGCGACTATGTGAAGCGCGGAGACAATCTCGTCGGCGGTTCACCCGATCCGCACGACATCCTCGAGGCGCTCGGCGTCGTCGCGCTGGCCGAATATCTCGTCACCGAGATCCAGGAGGTCTATCGACTGCAGGGCGTGAAGATCAACGACAAGCACATCGAGGTGATCGTTCGCCAGATGCTGCAGAAGGTCGAGATCACTGACGACGGCGACACCACCCTCCTCAAGGGTGAGCAGGTCGATCGCGAGGAGATGGACGAGATCAACTCGAAGCTCGGCAAGGGTGAGCGTCCGGCCTCGGGCAAGCCGATCCTCCTCGGGATCACCAAGGCGTCGCTCCAGACCCGGTCGTTCATCTCGGCGGCCTCCTTCCAGGAGACCACCCGAGTGCTCACCGAGGCCTCGGTCCAGGGCAAGATCGATACGCTGAACGGTCTCAAGGAGAACGTCATCGTCGGTCGCCTCATCCCCGCCGGTACCGGCGCGGGCATGAACCGCCTCCGGGTCGCCGCGTCGAGCCGCGATGCCTCGCTTCGTGCGGCGCAGCGCAAGCTCGCCGACGCGCTGGTCGCGCCGAACAGCGCGGAAGAGCTTCGCGCCGCCGAGCTCGCCCAGTCGACCCGCGATGCTTCGGCCTCGGGCCACGACCCGCTCGGTGACGTCGTCGCCAGCGGCCACGGCACCGACGCCGACGCCGGCGACTATCTGCAGAGCTAG
- a CDS encoding entericidin EcnA/B family protein, whose protein sequence is MLRKVMTLALIGSSLTIAACNTVRGAAKDVNSAANTVDNAI, encoded by the coding sequence ATGCTTCGCAAGGTAATGACCCTCGCTTTGATCGGCAGCTCGCTGACGATCGCGGCCTGCAACACCGTTCGCGGTGCGGCAAAGGACGTGAACTCGGCAGCCAACACGGTCGACAACGCGATCTGA